DNA from Sorangium aterium:
TCGAGGGCCGCGACGAACAACGCGGTCGGAGGGAGAGGCCCCTGCGGTGGTCGCGTCGGTCGAGGAGGTAAGCGCGAGGGCATGGCCGGCAGGACCGGTCCCAACCACCCCCGCGGGCGCGAGCCCGTGGACCAAGTGCGACAACTCCAACGCCGGCTGTGGGTCGCGGCCAAGCGGCATCCGGGGCGCCGGTTCCACGCGTTGTATGACCGCATCGCGAGGTGTGACGTCCTCGCGGAAGCGTGGAAGCGGGTGAAGCGGAACCGCGGTGCGGCGGGCGTCGATGCTCAGACGCTCGCCGACATCGAGCAGCACGGCGTGGAGCGCTTCCTTGAAGAGCTCCGCGTCGCGTTGCGCGCAGGCTCGTACCGGCCAGCAGCGGTGCTGCGCCGGTACATCCCGAAGGCTGACGGAAAGAAGCGGCCGCTAGGCATCCCGACACCATCGACAAACTGCGCCACGTGCAGCACCCCCTTCGGACTACGTCACCGTCACGCTGCCCATCCACCCTCTGAAGGGACAGCGGCTTCCTGTGGTCTCGTCCGTGCGAGGCCAGGATGGGCGGCGGTACGTCGACGCCGAGCATCCGCAGGGCTGGACGATCCGGCTTCCCATCGAGTGGACCGATCGAGCTGGTCCAGGGGTGACCCCGCGGTGGCACGGCCGCGAAGTCCGTCTGGATGCTCGCGGTTTGCTTGAGCTCGCTCGCGCCGTGAGGACCGCCCTGGACCTCCACCGAGAGGAGCCCAATACACAGACAGTGGCATCCGCCAAAGCGAGCCAACCCGCCCATGCATCGGCCGAAGACCCCTCCGTGGTCGACGCTCCCCGCAACAATGCAGCGAGATCTGCTGGGCGCGTGGGCCACGCTCGTCCTCAAGATCCTCCGCGTCGAGCCCACACCCGTCGAGGCCGGCCATGAGCGACAAGATCCAGCCGCAGCATCTGGAGCGTCGTGCGATCGTCTACATGCGCCAGTCCACGCTCCGCCAAGTCTACGAGCATCCTGAGTCTACGTCCCGGCAATACGCGCTGCAACAGCGTGCGATCGCGCTTGGCTGGCCTGCCGACCGTATCGACGTGATCGACGAGGACGTTGGTCAGAGCGCCACAAGCGCCCAGTGGCGCACCGGCTTCCAGCGGCTGGCCGATGATGTAGCGCACGGACGCATCGGCGCCATTTTCGCGCTGGAAGTCTCACGGCTCGCCCGCTGCTCTGCGGACTGGTACCGGCTGCTCGACTTGTGCGGTTTCGCCGATGTGATTCTCGCTGATGAGCACAGCGTCTACACTCCACGCGATTCCAACGATCGGCTGCTCCTTGGACTTAAGGGTACGATGAGCGAGGCAGAGCAAATGTGGATGCGCTTGCGACTGCACGGCGGAAAGCTCAGCAAGGCGCGTCGCGGAGAGCTCTTTCTTCACGCTGCAACCGGCTATGAATGGGATGAAGCTGCGTGCCGCTTCCGATTCGATCCGGACGAGCACATCCAGCGTGCTGTCCGCCTCGTCTTCGAACGCTTCCGCCTCGATGGGAGCGCCTACGCTGTGATGCGGTACTTCGCCGACCGTGGACTCAAGATGCCGGCGCGCAGCATCGCGACACGCGAGCTAAGCTGGGTGCCTCCGCGGCATAGTACGATCCTTCGCATGCTTCATAATCCGACGTACGCCGGTGCGTACGTCTTTGGTCGACATGAGGAACGCATCGCCCTTGTTGACGGTCAACTGCGTCGCCGCCGCGTGACCCGTCTGACGCAAGAGGCATGGAAGACATGCATTCGCGATCGCCATCCGGCCTACATTCCATGGGAGGAATTCATGGCCAACCAACGAAAGCTGCATAACAACCGGACCCATCAAACATCGCCGGATCAGCACGGGGCCGCTCGTGAAGGACCGGCCTTGCTCCAAGGCCTCGCGTTGTGTGGCAAGTGTGGTCACCGCATGGCCACGAATTATCAAGGCACGCTGCGACGCGCACACTATGAATGCCGAGCCCCGATCACATATGCCGGCGGTCGGCATGTGTGCTGGACCGTTTCGGCGCGGGCCATCGATGAGGCGGTCGCGAGGCTCTTTCTGGAGGCGGCCCATCCGCCTGATATCGAAATTGGTCTGGCTGTCGTCCGCGAAGCAGAGCGACAGTCAAGCGAGGTGAACCGCCAGTGGAAGCTGCGACTGGAGCGGGCGCGGTATGAGGCGCGGCTGGCGGAGCGTCGGTATAAGGCAGTCGACCCGGACAATCGCGTCGTCGCGCGCACGCTTGAACGCGATTGGAATGAAAAGCTTCGCGAGGTCGAGGCGTTGGAACGAGAGCACCAGGAGATCTGCCGACGCGAAAAGGTCAATATCACCGACGAGGACCGTCTCCGCATCTTGTCGCTTACCAGAGACCTCACTCAGGTCTGGAACGCGCCATCCACCACGCACGCCGAGCGGAAGAATCTTCTCCGCATGCTCGTCCAGCAAGTGACCTTGAGCCCCATCGAGGTTCCTGCGCGCATGACCCGCGTGCAACTGCTCTGGAAGACGGGCGTGGTCAGCGACTTCACCGTTCCGCGACGCAGCAAGGACATGGCTGTGGCAACGCCTCCCGAAGCGATCGAGCTTATCCAAGAGCTTGTCTTTGCTCAGAAGCCCGACTGGGTGATCGCCGATGAGCTCAACCGTCGCGGCCTGCGCACGGGACGCAGCGCGCGGTGGAGCGCGATGTCTGTCCGCTGGATCCGCTGGCGCCGCGGCCTGCGGCGCCCGGGCCTCCCGCCCCCCTCCGTACGTCGGCCGGACCAGCGCGCCGACGGCCTGTATTCCATCCACGGCGTCGCTGCGCGCTTTCAGGTCACCGAGCACGTCGTGCGCTACTGGGTCGCAAAAGGCTGGCTGAAAAGCGTCGAGGGGGGCGGCCTCGGTCGCACTTTGTGGTTCAAGCTCGACCGGGCAACGATCAAACGTCTGAACGAGGCCAAGGCCTGCGGCTACGGCCCGCGACCGCGAAGACATTCCCAAACCCGCGTGCAGGAGAAGAAGCAGTATGCGTAGGGCATCCCGACGATCCGGGACCGGGTGGTGCAGATGGCGGCGAAGCTTGTGCTGGAGCCGATCTTCGAGGCGGACTTTCGTCCGAACTCGTACGGCTTCCGGCCTCGTCGCAGCGCGACAGAGGCGCTGGAGACCCTCCGCAAGCTGGGAGCTCGCGGAGGCAACCACGTCCTGGACGCGGACATCCGCGACTACTTCGGCAGCATCGACCACGACAAGCTGATGAAGCTGGTCGAGCGACGCGTCTCGGATCGGCGGGTACTCAAGCTGCTGCGGCAGTGGCTCCGGTGCGGGGTGATGGACGAGGGGCGCGAAGTAGCGACGCTCTCTGGGACACCGCAGGGCGGCGTGATCTCGCCGCTCTTGTCGAACATCTTCCTGCACGTGCTCGATGCGGCGTGGGAGCGCCACGGTGCCCACCTGGGCACGCTGGTGCGCTACGCGGACGACTTCGTGATCGTGTGCAGCACGAGGTCGGCGTGCGAGCAGGCCGAGAAGCGCGTGCGCGAGGTGCTCGCGCGGCTCGGTCTGGAGCTCCACCCGGACAAGACGAGGCGGGTGGATCTCTCCTGGGGCAAGGAGGGCTTCGACTTCCTCGGCTGCCACCTGCGCAAGCGCATGAGCGGGCCGATCTGGGAGCAGTCACGCCGGCGCGTGTACTTTCTCCAGCGCTGGCCTTCTCAGCGCAGTATGAGGCGGGTGCGGCAGCGCGTGAAGGAGCTGACCGGTCGAGCCAGGAACGGCGTGAAGGACGTGCGGGTGCTGATCCGCGACCTGAACCCGGTGCTGCGCGGCTGGGGCAACTACTTCCGCACCGGGAATGCGGCGGACAAGTTCAACCAGATCGACAGCTACGTGTGGCGGCGGCTCTGTGGCTTCCTCGTGAAGCGCAAGGGGCGCAACCTGCGGGCGGGCGAGACCGAGGGTTGGACGCGCGACTTCTTCGTCGAAGGCCACGGGCTGTACCGCCTGCGCGGGACCATCCAGTACCCGGAGGCTGCGTAATGCAGCGGCCCGAGAGACCACCGGTAAGCCGTGTGCGGGAAATCCGCATGCACGGTTTGAAAGGGGGTCTTGCCCTTCATCGCCCGGCTTCACAGCCGGGCAGGAGAAAGTAGGATCTACCAATGGATCAGAAGGATTCGCCGATCGCGGAGCGTCGCTACAGCGTGGAAGGTCAGCCTGGGCGAGAAATCATCTTGAAGATTGGGCGGCCATTCGAGGTGAGCCCTCCTGGGGTGGACTGGGCGTGTCCCGTCGTCTTCGAGGGCCTGGACGACGGATGCAGCAAGTGCGTGTACGGGATCGACGGTGTGCAGGCGATCCAGCTCGCGATGCAGTACGCGCGCAATCAGCTGGAGGCCTCCGGGCTGCAGCTCCTGTGGATGAACGAGGAGCCGGGCGATCTGGGGCTCCCGCGCCCGATCGAGAGCACGCTCGGCGTATGGTTTCAGCGCGAGCTCGAGCAGATGGTGGAGAGTGAGCAACGCAGGATGCACGAGATCGTGCTCAAGCTCGGCGAGGTGCGCGAGCGGCGCCGGAAATCGACCGGAGCCTAGCTTCGGCGCGGTGCCCGTTCCGTCCCGTGGGCGGGGCCGATCGACCGCTGTGCGATCCTTTCCTCGTCGGCTCCTCCTCCGTCGAGAAGGCTGCGCGCCCCATCACATCGTTTCGACCGACTTGAGCATCTCCGGGATGAAGTGGAGTCTCGGCCGGAGCAGCCTGTCGCGGCGCCCGGGCTGTCGGACCTGGAGCATGGCGCCGGTCGCCGAGCTGTTCGAGGCATCCAGCAGATCGTCGGTGAACGTATAACTGTAATTCTCTTGCTTGGTCGGTGTCTTGTCCTCCGCAGCGGCCTCGGGGATCGAGACGCCGAGAAACAGCAGCGCGGCTGTGGCTGAAATAAGCGATCGCGGTTTCATCATGTCTCCTCGCCTTTATCGGACACGAGCGAGGTCCGCAGATTGGGACCCTTCTTGCCGAGCTCGACGCCGCGTCGCGGAACTGGCCGGGGCGGCTGCGGCGAGAGCGCGCTGAGCTCCCTGCTCGGGGCGCCCGCTCCTGGGGCACGCGCCATCCATGGGGACGATGCGCCTCTGCGTTCCGTGCCGACAGGCGCGCTCGATGTCGTCGCGGAGGGCTTCCTGGACGGACCCCACGATCTGGTGACAACGCAGGTGACATCGCTCTCCTTCCGCGTAGAATCGGGCCCGATGCTCACCTGCAGTCGAAGGAGCACGACGGGCGGCCTCATCGTTGCGGTCGTCGCGGCGCTCGCTGTGGTCGTCCCCGCCGGAGCGGCCGGGGCGAGCGAGGAGACGCCGGCGAAGGTGGCGAACGGCATCGCCGTCGGCGTCCAGCTGGAGGCGCTCTCGGACGTGAAGGTCGCGCGCGCCGAGGTCGCCCGGGGATCCAGGGTGAGCGTGGCCAGGCTGATCGAGCGGCAGGGCCAGCTCACCGCCGTCGACGTCGAGCTCGCCGACGGCCACATCGCGCGCGTGGCGATGGCGACGGTCCGCAAGTCGTTCCGCGTCCTCTCCGAGTAGCCGTCTTCCTCGATCCGCCGGCTTCTTCGCCCTCGTGCGCGATCGCGGCTAGGGTGCCGCCATGCGGAACCCCGCGAAGGTGCGCGTCGCCGTCCTGTTCGGCGGCCGCTCGGCCGAGCACGAGATCTCCCTCCTGTCCGCCCGCTTCGTCGTCGAGGCGCTCGACCGCGACCGCTTCGAGCCGGTGCTCATCGGCATCGACAAGTCCGGCCGCTGGCTGCTCCAGGAAGAGGCGCTGCTCCTCAGCGCGGCGCGCGACCCCCGCCTCGCCCGGCTGAACGAGGCGATGCCGGAGATCGCCCTCGACGCCCACCCTGGGCCCGCCGGCGAGGCCATGCTGACCGTGCCGGGCGGCTCGCGCTCCCCGATCGACGTGGTCTTCCCCGTCCTGCACGGGCCCACGGGCGAGGACGGCTGCGTCCAGGGCCTCCTCGAGCTCGCCGGGGTCCCGTACGTCGGCTCCGGCGTGCTCGGCTCCGCCGTGGGGATGGACAAGGACGTGATGAAGCGCCTGCTCCGCGAGGCGGAGATCCCCATCGTGCCCCACGTCACGCTCCGCCGGGCCGCGTGGGACCGCGATCGCGGCGCGTGCATCGAGCAGATCGCCGCCCTCTCCGCCCCCGGCAGCGCCGGCTTCGGGCCGATCTTCGTCAAGCCCGCGAACCTCGGGTCGTCCGTCGGCGTCCGGCGCGTCAAGGCGCGCTCCGAGATCGAGGCGGCCGTCGAGCACGCCTTCGAGTTCGACCTGAAGATCGTCTGCGAGCAGGGCATCGAGGGCGTGCGTGAAATCGAGTGCTCCGTGCTCGGCGACGACGACCCCATCGCCTCCGTGCCCGGCGAGATCGTGGTCGGGCACGCCGACGGCTTCTACTCCTACGCCGCGAAGTACATCGACGCCGACGGCGCCACGATCCGGATCCCGGCCGACCTCTCCCCGGCCGAGGCGAACGCCGTGCAGCTGGTCGCGCTCCGCGCGTTCCGCGCGCTGGAGGCGTCGGGGATGGCCCGCGTCGACCTCTTCCTCTCGCCCGATCGCGCGCTCTACGTGAACGAGATCAACACCATCCCCGGCTTCACGGCGATCTCGATGTACCCGAAGCTCTGGGAGGCGAGCGGCATCCCCGCGCGCGAGCTGATCGAGCGCCTCATCGCGCTCGCGCTCGAGCGCGGCGCGCGGAAGGCCCGCCTCAGGACGAGCGCCTAGCGCCTAGCGCCGCGCGGAAGGCCCGCCTCGGAACGAGCGCCTGGCGCCGCGCGGCGCGCGGAAGGCCCGCCTCAGGACGAGCGCCTAGCGCCGCGGCGCGCGTCCGCCCGCGTCAGCCCCCGTCGAGCCGCACGCCGGGGGCGCCGAGCGCGGGCCGCCGCACGAGGGACGGGCCGAGCGCCTCGAGGATGCGCGCGTGGCGCTCGGCGGGCGCCCACACGAGGATGTGCCCGCCGCCGCCTGCGCCGCACACCCGGAGGACCTCGACCCCGAGGCCCTCGAGCCGCCGCTCCAGCGAGAGCGCGATCGCGCTCGCCGCCCTCGAGAGGCGCACCTTCGCGGCCGCGCCCCGGCGCATGCCCGAGAGCACCAGCGAGAGCGAGCCGAGCTCGAAGCCGCGCGCGACCTCGCCGGCCGCCGCCACGAGCTCGCCCTTCGCGTCGCACGCCGAGCCCGAGTCCATCCGATCCAGCACCTCGCCCGACACGCGCCGCACCTCCGTGTCCACGAGCAGCAGCCCCGCCGAGAGCGCGGGCACGAGGTCCGGACAGCCGATCGCGAGCGGCCGCACCCCCGAGCAGCCGCCGGCGTCGAAGGCGAGATCGAGCAGCCCCCCGAACGCAGCGAACACCTGATCCTGCGCGCCGCACGCGTTGCACAGGCGCTCGCGCTCGATCGCGACCGCCTCGCGCGCCAGATCCTCCGGCGCGACGGCCTCTCCGATCGAGGCGCGCAGCGCGAAGAGCGCCGCCACCGCCACCGACGCGCTGCCGCCCAGGCCGGCCCCGGGAGACGTCTCGCTCTCGACCCGCAGGGCGACCCCGTCGCCCACGCCCGCCGCGGAGAGCGTCGCCTCGATCAGGCGGAAGGCGACATCGTCGCGCGGAGGATCCGCGCGGCGCCGTAGGAGGACGCGCCCCCCTCCGGCGGCGCCGGCGCCCTCGGTCGGGTGCGGCTCCGCCCGTCCCTCGCCGCGCGCGGCGAGCTCGAGCCGCACCCAGCCTCGATCGAACGGCTCCACGATCACGCGCACGCGCAGATCGATCGCGGCGCCCACGACGCGCCCGCCGTCCTGTCGGGCGATGCCGGGCAGGTCGCTGCCACCCCCGGCGAAGGAGACGCGCATCGGCGCGCTCGAGGCCGCGCGCCACAGCGGGCTTCGCAGCGTTCGCGGCGCGGAGAGGGAGCCGGCGCAGGGGATGCTCATGCTGTCCTTCGGCGCGAGCGCGACCCGCCGGGGCGCGAGCGCGCCCCAGGGACCGAGGCGGAGCGCCCCGCGGCGGCACCCCGTGCAGGGAGCAGGCCATCGATGGAGCGCCCGGCGTGCACGCTCCCGCTCGGTCCCCCCCCGGTTCCGCTCAGTTCAGGTCCTTGCTCGCGGGCTCGCTCCGCGGCGAGGGCTGCGCGCGGGCCGCGTCGAGGATCCGGTCGATCACCCTGAGCCCGGCCGCGAACATGTCCCGCTCAGCGCGCTCGCCGCCGGCGTGCACCTCGGCCGCCTTCTCCCGGAGGGCGAGCGCGTCGCGGCGGACGACCGGGAGGCGGGCCGCGCCCGCCGCCTCGGCGATGCACCCGGCGAGATCGTAGATGAGGAACGCGTCCTCCTCGCTGATCCGGGCCTCCGTGCGGCGCCCCTCGGCGCGGGCGCGCGCCGGGGATCCGCCGGCGCGATCCCCGCGGGCCTGCGGCGCGACCTCCCGATCGTCGTCATCGTCCCCGATCGAGCCCGAGGAGACGCGGTCGAGCAGGCTGGTCAACTCGACCCGGTAGGCGGCGAGGACCAGCGCGCAGAGCGCCCCGCGATCGCGCAGCGAGAAGAGGATCAGCTCGAGGAGCCGGTCGGACCGGGTCGCGCAGTTTTGCATCGCTGCCTTGTACGGCGTCCGCCCACGTGACCTCAATCCAGAACGCCACCGCCCACGGCGGATCCGCCCTCGGACGCAGGGCACGTTACGCACCGAGGGCGCTCGCGTGGCGCGCGGCGGCCCGCCGAGGCGCGAACCGGCCTGTCGAGGCGCGCCGAAACGTGCTCAGACGCTGATAGCGTGGGGGGCCCCACGCGGTGGTTGCGGAGCTGAGCTGGATCGGTCAATAGGTCCGACCCTCCTGCGTCAACGGGCCGCGACGGATGTCTGGCGTGCTGACGCTCCGGCTCAGCCTGTCACCTCATCCTCCATCGTATCGGCATCCCCGTGACCGCGAATCGTTCTACGAGCCCCACGCACACCCGAGAGCAGTCCACCGCGCCGTCCTCGGCCACCGTCACGACGTCCGCCCGGCCCGCGCCGCCTGCGCCGCCCACGTCGCCCATGTCGACCGACGGCGCGCCCGGCGCCGGGCTGAGCGAGCGCGGCGCGGCGATCGTCAGCGAGGAGGAGGCGCTGCTCGCCCGCGTCATCGCGCACCTCGCCACCGCCGCGACCAAGCCGTCGCGCCCGCCGCCCGCCGAGAACTACGAGGAGCAGCTCCTCTCGCTGCGCGATCAGATCGCGGCGGCGCGGCTGGAGGACGTGCCGGCGCTCGTGCAGCAGATGGAGCGGCTGCAAGGGATCGCCGCGCGGCGAAACGAGAACGTCGTCGAGCCCGTCGATCCGAAGTCTCCCTACTTCGGCCACCTGCGCCTCCGGGAGAAGGGCCGCCCCGAGCGCGACGTCCTCATCGGGCGCACGACGCTCGTCGACGCGAGCGCGGGCGTGCGGATCGTCGACTGGCGCCACGCCCCGGTCAGCCAGATCTACTACCGCTACGAGGAGGGCGCGGAGTACGAGGAGACCTTCGGCGAGCGCGACGTCGAGGGCACTGTGCTCGTGCGGCGCACCGTGACCATCGACGACGGCGAGCTCTATCGCATCTCGGCGCCGCAGGGGACGCTCGTGCGCGGGCCCTCGGGCGGCTTCCGCGAGATCGCGACGCGGGCGACCGAGCTCTCCGGCGGGCAGGGCAGCGCGGTGCGCCCCGAGGACATGCGCGACATCGCGCGCGCGGCGGCGGGCGGCGCGCGCGGCGGGCTCGGGACGGGGGCGGCGTTCCACGCCCGCGAGGACCGGCACCTGCCGGAGATCGCGGCGCTCCTCGACCCGCGGCAGTTCGAGCTCATCTCGAAGCCGGACGCCGGCATCGTGGTCATCCAGGGCGGCGCCGGCAGCGGCAAGACGACGATCGGCGTCCACCGGCTCGCCTTCCTTTCCTACAACGGAGGGCGCCGCTTCACCGCCGACAAGATGCTCGTCATCGTCGGCAGCCCCGCGCTCCGCGCGTACATCAGCGAGGCGCTCCCCGCGCTCGGCCTGGGCGGCATCGCGGTCGAGACGTTCTCCGAGTGGGCGCGCGCGGCCCGGAAGCGCGCGTTCCCGTGGCTCGAGGCGCCGGTCGAGGAGAACACGCCCTCGGTCGTGACCCGCTACAAGACCCACCCGGCGATGCTCCACCTCCTCGAGCAGCGCGCGGCGGAGCTCAAGGACGACGCGCGGGCGCGGCGCGACTCGCGCGGCACCCTCGCGTTCTGGGCGGACGTGCTCACCGATCTCGACCGGGTGATGGCCGCGTTCGAGGCGGCGGGCGACCCCGAGTTCGGCCCGGAGCAGGTCAAGCGCGCGTGGCGCTGGTGCGCGGACCGCTGCCCCGCCGTGCTCGATCTCGACCCCGGCGACCGCGCCGAGCGCAAGGCGGCGATGGCCGACGAGCCCGCGGACGACGACGACGACCGGGGCGGGGACGGGCGCGAGGTCTCGAGCGACGACCGCGCGGTGCTCGACCCGGAGGACGACGCGCTCCTCCTGCGGGCGTACCAGCTGCTCCGGGGCGAGCTCCGCAAGGGGAAGAACGTGCTCGT
Protein-coding regions in this window:
- a CDS encoding D-alanine--D-alanine ligase family protein, which codes for MRNPAKVRVAVLFGGRSAEHEISLLSARFVVEALDRDRFEPVLIGIDKSGRWLLQEEALLLSAARDPRLARLNEAMPEIALDAHPGPAGEAMLTVPGGSRSPIDVVFPVLHGPTGEDGCVQGLLELAGVPYVGSGVLGSAVGMDKDVMKRLLREAEIPIVPHVTLRRAAWDRDRGACIEQIAALSAPGSAGFGPIFVKPANLGSSVGVRRVKARSEIEAAVEHAFEFDLKIVCEQGIEGVREIECSVLGDDDPIASVPGEIVVGHADGFYSYAAKYIDADGATIRIPADLSPAEANAVQLVALRAFRALEASGMARVDLFLSPDRALYVNEINTIPGFTAISMYPKLWEASGIPARELIERLIALALERGARKARLRTSA
- a CDS encoding GHMP family kinase ATP-binding protein, whose product is MSIPCAGSLSAPRTLRSPLWRAASSAPMRVSFAGGGSDLPGIARQDGGRVVGAAIDLRVRVIVEPFDRGWVRLELAARGEGRAEPHPTEGAGAAGGGRVLLRRRADPPRDDVAFRLIEATLSAAGVGDGVALRVESETSPGAGLGGSASVAVAALFALRASIGEAVAPEDLAREAVAIERERLCNACGAQDQVFAAFGGLLDLAFDAGGCSGVRPLAIGCPDLVPALSAGLLLVDTEVRRVSGEVLDRMDSGSACDAKGELVAAAGEVARGFELGSLSLVLSGMRRGAAAKVRLSRAASAIALSLERRLEGLGVEVLRVCGAGGGGHILVWAPAERHARILEALGPSLVRRPALGAPGVRLDGG
- the ltrA gene encoding group II intron reverse transcriptase/maturase, encoding MRDRVVQMAAKLVLEPIFEADFRPNSYGFRPRRSATEALETLRKLGARGGNHVLDADIRDYFGSIDHDKLMKLVERRVSDRRVLKLLRQWLRCGVMDEGREVATLSGTPQGGVISPLLSNIFLHVLDAAWERHGAHLGTLVRYADDFVIVCSTRSACEQAEKRVREVLARLGLELHPDKTRRVDLSWGKEGFDFLGCHLRKRMSGPIWEQSRRRVYFLQRWPSQRSMRRVRQRVKELTGRARNGVKDVRVLIRDLNPVLRGWGNYFRTGNAADKFNQIDSYVWRRLCGFLVKRKGRNLRAGETEGWTRDFFVEGHGLYRLRGTIQYPEAA
- a CDS encoding DUF6968 family protein; this translates as MDQKDSPIAERRYSVEGQPGREIILKIGRPFEVSPPGVDWACPVVFEGLDDGCSKCVYGIDGVQAIQLAMQYARNQLEASGLQLLWMNEEPGDLGLPRPIESTLGVWFQRELEQMVESEQRRMHEIVLKLGEVRERRRKSTGA
- a CDS encoding recombinase family protein, whose protein sequence is MSDKIQPQHLERRAIVYMRQSTLRQVYEHPESTSRQYALQQRAIALGWPADRIDVIDEDVGQSATSAQWRTGFQRLADDVAHGRIGAIFALEVSRLARCSADWYRLLDLCGFADVILADEHSVYTPRDSNDRLLLGLKGTMSEAEQMWMRLRLHGGKLSKARRGELFLHAATGYEWDEAACRFRFDPDEHIQRAVRLVFERFRLDGSAYAVMRYFADRGLKMPARSIATRELSWVPPRHSTILRMLHNPTYAGAYVFGRHEERIALVDGQLRRRRVTRLTQEAWKTCIRDRHPAYIPWEEFMANQRKLHNNRTHQTSPDQHGAAREGPALLQGLALCGKCGHRMATNYQGTLRRAHYECRAPITYAGGRHVCWTVSARAIDEAVARLFLEAAHPPDIEIGLAVVREAERQSSEVNRQWKLRLERARYEARLAERRYKAVDPDNRVVARTLERDWNEKLREVEALEREHQEICRREKVNITDEDRLRILSLTRDLTQVWNAPSTTHAERKNLLRMLVQQVTLSPIEVPARMTRVQLLWKTGVVSDFTVPRRSKDMAVATPPEAIELIQELVFAQKPDWVIADELNRRGLRTGRSARWSAMSVRWIRWRRGLRRPGLPPPSVRRPDQRADGLYSIHGVAARFQVTEHVVRYWVAKGWLKSVEGGGLGRTLWFKLDRATIKRLNEAKACGYGPRPRRHSQTRVQEKKQYA
- a CDS encoding ATP-binding domain-containing protein — encoded protein: MTANRSTSPTHTREQSTAPSSATVTTSARPAPPAPPTSPMSTDGAPGAGLSERGAAIVSEEEALLARVIAHLATAATKPSRPPPAENYEEQLLSLRDQIAAARLEDVPALVQQMERLQGIAARRNENVVEPVDPKSPYFGHLRLREKGRPERDVLIGRTTLVDASAGVRIVDWRHAPVSQIYYRYEEGAEYEETFGERDVEGTVLVRRTVTIDDGELYRISAPQGTLVRGPSGGFREIATRATELSGGQGSAVRPEDMRDIARAAAGGARGGLGTGAAFHAREDRHLPEIAALLDPRQFELISKPDAGIVVIQGGAGSGKTTIGVHRLAFLSYNGGRRFTADKMLVIVGSPALRAYISEALPALGLGGIAVETFSEWARAARKRAFPWLEAPVEENTPSVVTRYKTHPAMLHLLEQRAAELKDDARARRDSRGTLAFWADVLTDLDRVMAAFEAAGDPEFGPEQVKRAWRWCADRCPAVLDLDPGDRAERKAAMADEPADDDDDRGGDGREVSSDDRAVLDPEDDALLLRAYQLLRGELRKGKNVLVYEHLFVDEAQDLAPIDLAVLLGVVAEPRSVTLAGDTAQRLFMDSGFRDWRATLDDLGLSRVDVEPLRIAYRSTREVLAFARAVLGPLADPTPPLAPRSGAPVEHHHFPSAGAAVAFLADAIRPLFAREPRATLAILARHPEQADVYYDALRMAEIPNLRRVRAYEFAFRPGVEVTEVRQVKGLEYDYVVLVDVNASTYSADDESRHLLHIGATRAAHQLWVISTAAPSPLVPDWLG